TGAGGTAGGCGAAGGCGGAAACGGGGCTCAGGTTATTGTAGAACATAATACGGTGCTGCCGCAGGCGCGCCAGGGATACGGTACTGTTCACCATGCAGCCTTCCGTGTAGAAGACCGGGCCGTGCTGGATGAATGGACGGACCGCCTTGAAAGCTTTGGCTTCCAGACATCCGGTTACGTAGACCGTTACTTCTTCGAATCTCTTTATTCCCGTGTTGCACCGCAGATTCTATTTGAATTTGCAACGGATGGACCTGGATTTATGGGCGATGAGCCGTACGAAACAGTCGGTGAAAAGCTTTCGTTGCCGCCATTTTTAGAGCCGAAACGTGAACAGATTGAAAAGCTTGTGCGGCCGATTGATACTGTAAGAAGCACTGTTGAGTTTCAAAAAGAATACGAATAAATCAATATAAAACCAGCAGCCCAGTCAGTCATACACTTGATTGGGCTGTTGATTTTAAAGCGTTCGTTTATTACTTTTTCTGAAGCATCAACTCTTTTAAATGCTCCATTGCTTTAATCAGAAAATCTGATTCACCAAAACTGACTGATTTTAATACGACCAGCATATCCCGCCCAAAAGCAAGGCCAGAAGGGATACCAACTGCAATTTTGTTCAAAATAAAGTTGCCTTTAATGCCCAGCTTTCGGCTCATGGTGCCAGACGTATCGCCGCCGGCATATTAAGAAGGCTGTACTAAAGTAAAAATCAGAAAGAGCTTAGGAACAAAGAAAGAGCGATTTTATTCAAAATTAGAATACATAATCATGAATTATCACTATTTTTCAAAGGATTTATGGATCGAGTACACTTTAATCAGAGAAAACAAATCTTCATTTACAAAAAAATGAAAGCGTTATCTCAACAAGTGAAAGGAGGTTTGTTCTATACTTCAATCCTCAATAGAGGTTGATTGAAAAAATAGTCAGGTGAGCTTGGCTTGGCTCTCTTCAAAACTTAAGAGAGTAAGAGGCACACTAAGGGAGAAATAAGCGTTTCAAATCAAGTCCGTCGCTTTTAAAACAGAACAAAAGAACCAAAGAAATTTTACTGATTATTCAGATAAATAATTGGGGGGATTTTGATGAAAAAGTTGATGGTACCTATTCTAGCTGCTGCTTTAACGCTGGGAACGGCCGCCTGCAGTAACAGTGGAGGAGAAAAAGCTGCCGGTGGACAGGGCGGATCAGGCAGCAGCTATCCGGAAAAAGCGATAACCTTTTCTGTTCCATCCGGTGCTGGAGGCGGGCTCGATACAACAGGAAGAGCGCTGAGCAACCTTTTTTCTTCTGAAGGAATTGTAGACAGTACCATTACCGTTGAAAATAATCCAGGCGGCGGACAAGTTGTCGGCACAGTTGATTTTGCCAATAAAGATAAAGGGAACGACTACCGGCTGCTGATTGCGTCTACACCCTTTATTTTGAATCACATTAAGAAAGAAGGAAACAGCCCGGTGTCTTTCCGGGACATTACGCCGATTGCCCGGCTGGTGACAGAATACGATGTACTGGCAGTCCCGGCAGATTCTAAATATGACACATTGGAAGTTTTATTTGCGGACTTGAAAAAAGATCCAACGTCTATCTCATTTGCGGGCGGTTCCGGTCCAGGCTCTTTTGACCACTTAAATGCGATTTACCCGGCTATGAAAGCCGGCGTAGACGTAAAAAGGCTTAAGTATATTTCTTTTGATGGCGGTGGAGAGGCGCTCACTTCTCTGCTTGGCGGAAACGCTGACGTTATTTCTTCTGATGTCTCTTCCGTATACGAGTATGTAAAAGCCGGCAAAGTGAAGATTTTAGGCATTTCTGCTCCTGAACGCCTGGAAGGAGAA
The genomic region above belongs to Domibacillus sp. DTU_2020_1001157_1_SI_ALB_TIR_016 and contains:
- a CDS encoding tripartite tricarboxylate transporter substrate binding protein → MKKLMVPILAAALTLGTAACSNSGGEKAAGGQGGSGSSYPEKAITFSVPSGAGGGLDTTGRALSNLFSSEGIVDSTITVENNPGGGQVVGTVDFANKDKGNDYRLLIASTPFILNHIKKEGNSPVSFRDITPIARLVTEYDVLAVPADSKYDTLEVLFADLKKDPTSISFAGGSGPGSFDHLNAIYPAMKAGVDVKRLKYISFDGGGEALTSLLGGNADVISSDVSSVYEYVKAGKVKILGISAPERLEGEFAEIPTYKEQGIDAELTNWRGIYGPADMSEEAKAYWEEKVAQLVDTEAWKKELEKQGWQDGYMASEDFIKLMEEEEAMYKEIYEDLGMAK